TTGCTGTGACTCCTTCTCCTACGATAATATCGACGTAAAAGTCTTCCATCGCCGTGTATAATAATTCTTCACATGATCTGGGAAGCCGATGGATTTCATCAATAAACAAAATTTCTTTTTCTTCTAAAAAAGAGAGTATCTTTGCAACATCTCCTGGTTTTGTTAGCATTGGAGCAGAAACCGCATGTAGTTTTACTCCCAACTCATTGGCAATTACATTAGCTAAGGTGGTTTTCCCAAGACCAGGAGCTCCTGTAAGTAAGATATGATCCAAAGCTTGATCTCTTTTTTTCGAAGAATCAATCATTACCTTCAAGCGTTCTTTAATGATCTTTTGACCTATGAACTCATCCAAGCTTTTGGGTTTGAAGAATTCTTTCACAGGTTAAAGATAATTGAGCTTTTATGATTTTACAAATTTTTTTTGCTTTTTTAGAACAAATACAGCTGGGAGTTTATCAATTGCATCCCCTATGTCTTTGAATTCCTTTAGAGGAAATTTTAAAATCTTTTCTTGATCTCCCGTAAGATCAAAAAATGCAAACAAAATCCAATCAGAAGATAAGTGCTTTTTTAATTCAGAAAGTAGTTTTTTATTACGATAGGGGGTTTCGTATAAAACAACAACGTTATACTTTTCCAAATTTTTAATAAATGGAAGACGTAGATACGTCTCACGGGGTGGAAAACCCGCAAAATAAAAGGCTTCGTCAATACCTGCATAAACTAAAGCAACACTCAATGCAGAAATTCCTGGAATTACCTGAACTGAATACTGATGTTCTTCGGCAAAATGAATTAATTCTTTTCCGGGATCCATAAAAACGGGCATACCTGCATCACTAATATAGCTAATCGTCTGATTTTGCAGTAAAACAGAACGAAGATCTTTGATTTTGACTTTTTCTTCATCGTATTGATAGATCTTTTCTTTGGGAATGTCAATCTTGTGATGTTTGATCAAAGTAGTGAAGTTGCGATAAGATTCTACTAAAACCAAGTCTGATTCTTTGAGAATGTTTAGAGCTCTTATGGTTATATCATCAAGATTAGAAAGGGGAGCTCCTATGAAGTATATGGTTTTTTTTTTATTCATTCACCAATGATTGTATGAAAAAGCCTTTTTTTTCTGCTTCTTTTAGAACATTGCTGTTCTGGTTTCGATTGATAAAAACGGGATATTCAGCATTTTCTAATAAATCAAAGTCTGACCGAGAATCCCCAACGGCAAGAATGATGGGTTTGTGGGTTACTTGTCTTAATCTTTCCCACTTTCCTTTTCCGTAAGGATATGGTTCGATGATTTCCGGTTGTAGATAATTTTTTTTTATTTGCAACTTCATCCCTAATACTTGGCTTTTTTTTAGACCCCAATGGTGAATGATGGCACGAATGGCTACCTCAGGCGATGCTGTGATGATATAAATTTCCCATCCAGAGGAGTTTAGATATTGAATCAAATCATGCAATGCGGTGTGGATGGCGATTTGTGTTTCTTGATTTGAGGGATCATTTTTAGAATATACTCTCATTGCTTGTTCAAACGATTGAACAGAATGTTTCTCCAATTCTTCTTCTTTGTAGCCTGCAAAAAAGATCTTCGTCCATCGGTAAGCAATTTCTTGATTTTGATTTTCGATTTGATCATAAACTTGAAAAATCTCGGTAAGTAATGCTTTTATATGTTCTTTTGTGGGATTTTTTTTTAGGGAAAAAAACAAATCTTTGATTTTTCTTATCTTTTCGCCTGGAACATTATACCAATGCTTTTCGTCCCAAAACCATTCTTCGTCGGCTTTAATGTAAAGATTTTCAATCAAGTAGTTCATCAAATTAAAACCCTGATCTCCATAAATCAAGGTATGATCAAAATCAAAAACCGCTAAAGAATTTTGCTTATGTTCTTTGAGTTTGATTAAGATTTCTTGGATTTGTGGATTCCATTTTCGTAAAATCATAAAGACAATTGAACATGGGAAGGAGATCCTTCGATATTAGGAACCGTCTCCTGAATGATTACTCCATCAACACTTTCTTTGATGATGACATCAGTTCGGAAAAAACTTTCAGGTAAAAAATCCTCTGGATTCAACTTGATGTCTTGAAAAATCACCTCAAAATGTAAGTGAGGTCCTGTTGATCTACCTGTGCTTCCTGAAAAGCCAATAATTTGTCCGATTTGGATTTCTTCATTTTCGAAAACCAAAATTTCTGACAAATGAGCATAAAGGGTTTCTTTCCCATCTTGATGATGATGTAAAACGATTGTATATCCATACCCTCCCATCCAGCCTGTTTTTTTCACAATCCCGTCTCTAGCAGCTACAACTGGGGTTCCAATCGGAACAGCCATATCCAAACCCTGATGTAATTCATTAAACCTTCTACCATAACGAGAAGTGAAATCGGGATTTTCAACAGGCCATAAAAAACTTCTTGGATCAATATTAAATATCCTCCGCCCAAAACCTTGTCTTAGGAGTTCTTTTAAATAATCATCCCCATATGGCACAAAAATGTACTTTTTTGTCAAATCTTCATTAAGACTTCTGATTGCTTGGACGGTGGTTTGGTATTCATTAGCAAGTTCTTGCAATTTTTTGGGATTTTGATACCCTTGATTGAGAACCCATTTCCCCTGAGTATTTCGGTAAGTTTGAATATATTTATTATCAATTGCAACACGTATCAACTTCGTATGAGAAATCGAACTTTCCATCAAAAACAGAAATAAAAAAAAGAAAAATAAATACTTTTTACCCATAATTTTTAGTTATTTTGTCAACAAATCCGTTGTCATATTAAAAATCAAGTGAAAATTTGCAAGCAAAAGCCTCATTCAGGTGAGGCGATAAATCCATAATAACCTGCTTCTTCTAGTTTTTGTTTTATAACCTCAGCAGTGTGTCTCTCTGAAAAATTCCCTACTCGAACTACAAATTCTCGACCTCGCCTAAAAACGAAAACAGGATAAGGCAATTTACTTTCAATTTCTTCTTTTAAACGAACTACGTTTTTTATATCCGTAAAAACCCCCACTTGGATCGAGTAAAATTGAGCTTCTTTGATGTCTTTTATCTGATTTTGAAGGCTTTTTTCTTTGGAAATCAAATTTTCATTTTGAGGGGAAGCACCAACACCTAATTCTGCAGTTTTATAGAAAAATGCAGTAGTTCCTTCTCCCTTATCTTTGAGGTTGCCCTTTTGTAAAAGTTTGATTCTCACACGAGTTAAACCCTTATGCTTGAAGCCTAATATTTCTGCTGCTTGTTCGGAAACATCCAAGATTCGATTTTTTACGAAAGGACCGCGATCATTGACTCTCAAGATCACTTCTCTCTGGTTTTCCAAATTCTGAACAAGAATAGTTGATCCTAAGGGAATGCTTCGGTGTGCTGCCGTTAGTTTTTTACTATCAAATATTTCTCCTGATGCGGTAGGTCTTCCATCAAATTCTTTCCCATACCAAGAAGCAATCCCTTCTTCATCAAAATTCTCCAAAGAACTTGATGTTGGATATGCTTGGTTTTCGGTTGCACTGCCAGTATTTGAACTAACAACTACGATCGCTTCTTCTTTTTGTTGATTTATGATTGGTTTTGGTAATTCCCCAATATAAGGATTTTGATTGCTTGTGGTCGTCGATTCTTTTTCATTTTCTTGATTTGTATAACCTGGTGGTTGATTATCAGGCTTACATTTTTTGCAGATCTTATCGAGATAGGGGTCTTGTTTGCTTAACTCTTCGAAAAAGAGTTCTTCTTCACTTTGATCTTGTGGATTTATCTCTTTTTTATAAGAATGGCTTCTTGTCTGGTGGGTTTTATCTTCTTCTTGAGGTTGTTTTTTTTCGGTTGAAAAAAATTTGTTTGGATATGTGTTTTCTATAACTGAAGGTGGTTGATTGATGTTTAGACTTATGCAATTTGATAAAAAAAATAAGCTAACAATTAATCCTTTTCTCATCAACTTCATTTTCGGTTAGAAAAAACAAAAGAAAAGAAAAATTAGTTCTCTAAGAACTTAAGGATATTGTTTTTCCAATACTCTATCCATTCATTTTTGTCATTCAAGGCAGGAATTACTTTATAATTTTTTATTCTATGACTCATTAACATTTCTTTTATCGTAATTTGAAGTTCTTCTAAGGTTTCTAAAGAATCACTCACAAAGGATAACGGCACAACGCAAATTTGATCGTGTTTTTTAGCTACGTCAATGATTACTTCTTCTAAATAGGGTTGGGTCCACTTTTCTTTCCCAAGTCGTGATTGAAAGGCAACGAGATAATCATCTAAACCTAATCGATGACTTATTTGTTTTGCTAAATAAAAACACTGGGCTCGATAACAATACTCAGGCTGTTGGATTTCACAACAATTGTCTTTTAAGCAGACGTTTTTTTGATCTGATTTTTCTATATGCCTAACAGGAACACCATGAAAAGAAAAAATAAAATAATAATTCCGAAACTCTGGGAGCTCATCTTGAATATGTTTCACCCACAAATCAATAAATTCTGGATCATTATAAATAACCGGATGAACAGTAATCATCATAGGATCCCAGAACTTTGAATTGATCTTATAAACACTTGCTAAACTCGATCCAATAGTGGAGGTAGCGTACTGAGGATACAAGGGAATAACATACAAATAACGAACACCTTGACGATAAAAAAAATTTAATTTTTCTTCAATTCTTGGTTCTCCATACCTCATAGCAAAATCAATCAGAATATCTGGTAATCCTGATTTTAACTTACTTATAAAACTTCTTGTAATGGTAATTAATGGAGATTCGTTTTTTTCGTAGTTCCAAATTTTTTTGTATTTTTCTAATGACTTTTTTGCTCGATGCGGAGCAATTATGACATTTACAAGGAGTGATCGATATAAATAGGGAATATCGATCACTCGTTCATCCATCAAGAATTCAGATAGGTATTTCTTGACTATACTTTCTTTTAGTTGGCTTGGTGTTCCTAAGTTAATGAACAAAACAGCTACATTTTTTTGATTCTTCATCCATTGCTAAAATTCAGCAACAAATGCACCCCGTAAATCATTTAATTTATATCCAACGGCTTTATCATCTGGGTATTCTTTTTTGATCCGTTCTAAAACAGCGGGATTCATTTTAGCTGGATCGCCATGACATTGTAGGCATAAATCAGCAAAGGTTTTAATAGGCTTCATGACTTTGGTTTTATTGCCTACTTGGAAATACACAGCTTTAAGTTCTTGATTTTGCTTCATCTTTTCTTGCCAGTAATTGAGAACTTCCATTTCGTCAGGTGTTGGCTTGTGATCTGGATTGCGATATTTATCAGAAATTCGATAGATCTTCATTTTGTATTTTTCAGAATAAGATCTTTCCATTGCAGGTGAAATTTCTTTACAAACAGATATCGCTCCATCAAATTGATTTTTTTGAATAGCTTTCATGAGCTCAGCTCTTAGATTATCAAAAAACTCATCAAAAATTCGAATCGCTTCTTTCACTTTTGCATCAGAGTCAGCCTGCACCTCTTGTATCTTAACTGCCTGTGTCCGACAATTAGCAACTAAACTAAAAGCAAAAACCAAAGCTAAAAAAACTATTAGTTTCATGGTTTTCATAATATTACAGTGAACAAAAAAATCAATTTTTTTTCACACAATACAGGAGTACTGTATTTCTTCTCATCTGTTTTGAACTTAAGAAAAGAATTGACTTGCAAAAAAATTCATAATTTTTGTTTTGCTTCATGAAGTTTTTAAGGATAGAAAACACCAATATTTCTGGGAATTCTTTGATACTTTTCGATTGGTACGATAATCATCAATATCCATTCTTATTGAGAGCTCAGATCGAAATTATTTCAGAATTACTAGATTTTCTGAAACTAAAACCCACAACTCTCTTTTTAATGCCTGTAATCAATAATCAAATACAACAATCAAGCAATTTTTTTCATGAAAACATAGAAACTTTGATTCAAAATCTTAAAAAACAAAATAATCACTTACAATTCCAACATGTTGAGAAAACACCTGAAAAACCATCAAATGAAATTATATACATAATCAACCCTACAAAGGAATTCATCCCAATCATTCAATATTTTGATTTCATTATTATTCAAAGCTATCGATTTTTAACTGAACTAAAGAAAAATAATACACTAACCAATATTGAAAATAATAAGTTTTGTATTACTTCAGATGTGTATGAAACTTTGTATTTCATTGAGCTCTTGCAGAATCAAACCATCAAACAGAAAGTAGGTATTTTTGGCGGAAATCAAATAGAAAAAACGAATCTTTTTTTAGAGGCTTGTGTTAAGTATTTTCAAACACTTTTATTTGGAGGAAGTGTTGGGTTACACACCCTCAAAGCCAATGGAGTTGAAATTGGAAATAGTGCATATGTAAGAGAAGAAATCAGTCATTCTTTTCATATCATCAATAAAGCCTACTCAGAAGAATGTGAAGTTCTTCTTCCGTTTGATCATATTATCACCGATAAAATCACTTCTAAAGCAAAGACAAAAACATCACCTCGAGAGATACGTTCTCCCTATCAGGGGATTGATATTGGTTCTAAAACTATTGAGGCTTATGAAGAAAAAATTAAAAATGCGAATTTGGTATTCATGCACGGTCCATTAGGAATCATTGAGATTGAAAAATCAAAAAAAGGAACCTACGAGATTTTGAAAATCCTAAACAAATCCAAAAAACCTACACTTCTAACTGGTTATGAGTTAACCAACTTTGCGAAAAAAGAAAACTTTTCTTTGAAAATCGTCCCTGAATTTGAATTTTTCCGTTACCACTTGATTACTTGACGTAATTTTTTTCAAAAGAATTTTTAGTTTACTTTGTGTCATTTTAATTTAATTTGAAAATAAATGAAAAGGCAAAAAAATAAACTGATTTTAATTTTACTATCAATCATTGCTGTAATACCCATATTCCTCAAAGCTGAGGACAAAGAAAAAGAACAAATTACCCAACATCAAAACGAAGAATTTATTTATAAAGTAGTCATAAGTGATGCTATAACACCAGCTTCAATGGAAAAGTTGATCAAAGCGATAGAGAAAGCAAATCAAGAAAAAGCAAATGCGATTATTCTTCAATTGGATACACCTGGAGGTTTAATGAGTTCGATGGACGAAATGGTAAAATCCATCATGAACTCAAAGGTACCTGTGATTACTTACATAGCACCACCTGGGGCAACTTGTGGTTCAGCGGGCGTTTTTATTTTAATGTCAAGTCATGTTGCCGCAATGGCTCCTGCAACCAACATAGGTTCAGCTACTCCCATTACAATGGGTCGAACACAAGAAACTCCCTCAAAAGAAGATGAAGAAGCCCTCCGAAAAAAAATCATGAATCACTCTATAGCCAAAATTAAATCCATAGCTGAATATTATGGCAGAAACTCTGAATTTGCCATAAAAACCATCACAGAAGCTGCTAATATCCCATCGAATGAAGCACTGAGAATTAAGCTAATTGATGTTTTAGCGAATTCAGAAGCAGATTTACTCAATTCCATCGATGGGAAAGTAGTAAAAACGATTGAAGGAGAAAAAATTTTAAAAACCAAAAACATCAAAGTTGTTGAGTTAAAAGATGATCTAAGAAATAAAATTTTGAGTTTAGTTGCCAATCCGAACATTGCCTATCTTTTGATTATGATCGGTATGGCAGGTATCATGATTGAAATCCAATACCCGGGATTAATTTTTCCTGGTGTGATTGGAGCTATTTCGCTTTTGCTAGGTTTGTATGGTTTGCAAACCCTACCCGTAGATTATACTGGTTTTCTTTTGATTGCATTAGGAATTATCTTTCTGATTTTAGAACTAAAACTTATGTCTTATGGTTTATTAGCAATTGCAGGTATTATTTCTATCATACTGGGAACTATTTGGATTGCTGATTCCATGAAAGAAGTAGAACAAACTTCATTAGCCATCATGATTTCTTCAACACTTTTTATTGTAATATTAATGATGTTTATTCTTTACAAAGTCATACAAGCATCAAAAAAAGAAGTAGTCAGTGGAGATACCCTTTTATTAAAAGAGATTGGAGAAGCCACTTCAGATATTAACCAAGAAAAAGGAAAAGTTTTTATTCATGGTGAATACTGGAATGCCATTACGAAAGAAGGAATCATTCCTAAAGGTTCAAAGATAAGACCGATTGAAAGACAAGGGATGACGTTGATAGTAAAAAAAGTTGACGATAATTAAAAAAGCAAAATCATACAATGATTTAGAAATCTACAAAGAGGTGATATATGGCATTTAGTTCGATACTTTTTATTATTCTGTTGGCAATTTTTATTTTATCTCAAGCTATACGAGTTCTAAAAGAATATGAGCGTGGGGTAATTTTTCGGTTGGGACGTTTTAGTGGCGTAAAAGGTCCAGGCTTAATACTTTTAATCCCTATTATTGATAAAATGGAAAAGGTGAGTCTTCGAACTGTAGCTTTGGACGTTCCTCCACAAGATGTGATTACGAAAGACAACGTTACAATTAAAGTCAATGCGGTGGTTTACTTTCGGGTAATGGATCCTCAAAAAGCCATCATCGAGGTTGAAGATTATCTTTATGCAACCTCCCAACTATGTCAAACAACATTGAGATCCATTTTGGGAGAATCTGAATTAGACGAAGTTTTAGCCAATCGAGAAAAAATTAACGCTCATTTACAAGAAGTCATAGATAAACAAACGGATGCATGGGGTGTAAAGGTTTCTTTAGTTGAGCTCAAACATATTGACTTACCCCAAGAAATGCAAAGAGCTATGGCAAGGCAAGCAGAAGCAGAGAGAGAAAGAAGGGCAAAAGTGATTTCAGCTGAAGGTGAATTCCAAGCCTCAGAAAAGTTAGCCGAAGCTGCAAAAGTGATCGAAAAACATCCCATTGCAGTCCAATTGAGATTTTTACAAACATTGGTCGAAGTTGCAGCTGACAAAAATTCTACAGTAGTGCTTCCTATACCAATTGAATTATTAAAAGCTTTTGATCAAAATTCTAAAAATTCATAAATTTTTACGAATTCTTTTTACGATGGAGGGGGTGAGGTAACATTCTACTTCCATACTCTCACCATCCCAATCAAAGACAAAAATTGAACCCTTTTTCAAAGGAAAATCAATATTGATAAAATTTTCTTTAAACACAAGTTCATCAGTCTGAAAGTCATATTCGATTTGCTTTGTCAAAAAGGCTGTGATGAAATGACTTAGATCGGGTTCATGGGTAATAAGACAAATTTTGTAATTGGATTTGATGATATCTTTATTTATATAAGCTCCTAAAACAAACACGTAATCCATTACTGTAGCACCCGGATTTAGCTTGGAGAAGGTCTCAATCTTTTTTGATTTCCAATAGGAATTTAAAACTTCTGCCGTTTCTAAAGAGCGTAAAGCTTCAGATGTCAATATTAAATCTGGCTTTTTAAAAATTTTCGAAATGACTTTCCCTAATGCTTTGATCCTTTCTTTTCCTTTTTCTGTGAGCTTACGTTCTAAATCTTCTTTCTCGTCGTTTGGTTCTTCAGCTATACCATGTCGAATACAATAAAATTTCATAGAACAACACGTTAGAAACTTTCTATCAATTGAAAAGAAAATTTTATTTACTCGTCAAAAAATGCTTGGAATTTGAAGTTGATGTTTAATAGAATTTATAATGTCATATACCAAAAAATCATTTATCCTTTAAAAGAAGCCCATTCCCCGAGAAGCGAAATTGCTTTAGGTGCGGCTATTGGGATGTTTTGGGCTCTCAACCCACTTGTGGGGGTTCAAATGTATCTTGTTACTCTTAACTGGCTAATTTTAAAGTTTTTTAAAATTCGATTTCATTTACCCATAGCGCTTGCCATGGTTTGGATTACTAATCCCTTGACACTCCCATTTTTTTATTATAGCTTTTATGTAACGGGAATTTTTTCACTCAAAATCTTCAACTTACATTATGAATTTTTGTCATTTGATTCTTTTAAACTTGTAATTGAAAAATCAATCAGTATGAGTTTGGTTGATGGTTTAGTCTATTGGATTGAATTTTTGATTAATGATTTTGGCATACCAGCCTTAATAGGCAGTCTGATTTGGGCTGTCCCTTTTTCAATTATAACATACCCTTTAGTTTTTCGTTTCATTACCAAACATAGAGAACGATTAGCAAAAAAAGAAGGAATTACCCTTGAAGAATGGGAACAAAGACACATACATACTTTAAAAGAAATCTTTTTCTCCAAGGATAAACCTAAGAATTTTTAACAACATAATTAACTAATTCGTAAAAAAGACGAAAATCTATATCTTCTGCTCGTTTTTCAATATCAATAGAAAGTTCTTTTGCTCCTTCTTTTAGCAAAGAGATTGATATGAATTCTTCTGCCATTTTCCAAGAGTTTATGAGTTTTTTTCTTTTTCCACGAAAACTCATTCGCAGAACTTTTTGTAAAACTTCTGGATCTGAATATGTTTTTTCCCACAACTCAAATAAGATCAAAGAAGAATGAACTTCTGGTTTTGGATAAAAGCTTTCTTTAGGAATAGAAAAGAATCTCTCGATGCGACCATAATTATGTAAATATATTGAAATAGAGTTATTTTTCATAATGAGCTTATCGGCATACTCTTTTTGAACTAAAAAAATCAATTTTGCAGGCTTCTTTGCATACTGAACACAGTTGGTAAATATGTCTGTTGTAATGTAATAAGGCAGATTACCTATGAGGAATTCATATTTAGAAGGATTTTCTTTTAGATAAATCAGAATATCTTGATTGTTAAGTATCACAGATTCATTTTTGATAATCTCTGATTTCAATATATCACAGAGCAAAGGATCAATTTCTACTAAATGCATCTGATAATCAAAAAGTAATTTATGGGTAAGAGCTCCCAAGCCAGGACCGATCTCTAATAATAACGACCCTTTAGGTATTTCTTTTATTATGATTTGATAAATCTTTTCTACGTAGTTGGGATCAATAAGAAAATTTTGTCCTAAAGATTTTCGGATATTTCCCTTTCTTTTCTTTATCTCTTCTAAAATACGAGTCACACTATAAAAAGGAAATTTCATACAAAAGCATGAAAGAAATATAAAACAAATAGCAGGGAATGGAATGTAAGATAAAGTGTGATTATTTTATTTCTCTGATGAAGTTTTGATAGGAAATGATGGTTTTCGTTCCTCAACAAATATAAAAATGCAAGAATAAATCCTATTGATAGATAAAATGCTAGATTCCAAGATTCAGAAAATCTCATCCAAAGGATGGTTTTGGAAAATGTTTGGATCAAAAAGTCAATCCCAATCATAAAAATGTTAATAAAATCCCACAAAAAATCTATTATAGAGTTAATGTAAAATACATCTTTAAAAATCAAAGACACAATCAAAACATTAAAAACAATGGGAAGAAAAAAACCCACAATTGGAACCATAACGAAATTATAGACAGGAGAAAGCAACGAATACTCTCTAAAAACAAAAAATTGAATTGGCAAAATAAAAAAAGAAGCAGATAATCCAATCAGGAATTGAACTATTGCAAATTTGATGACAAAATACTTCAGATTTTGTAAGCGATTGTATTTGGGAAAAATATTATCATCCAAGAACAAATCCTCTAACTTTTTATAAAGGATTAAAATACCTGAAACTGCAGCAAAGGACATTCCAGTTGACAAATTCAAAACAGAATAAGGGAAAATCAATATCATCAATAAAAAAGTATTAGTCAATAAATCATAAACAGATTGTTTTTTGTGGACAATGGTCAATACAAAAACTATTATAACAAACAAATAAGCACGAACTAACGTATAGGGAAAATTCAAAACGTGAAGATAAAAAAACAAAATGGGTAGTGGCAACAAAAAACTTAAAAAATGCTTTCTACCAAAAAGTCTACTCAAAGGAAAATAAATCACAAAAAACAAAATTCCCAAATGTAAACCACTTGCAGCAAATAAATGC
The sequence above is a segment of the Leptospiraceae bacterium genome. Coding sequences within it:
- a CDS encoding DUF3365 domain-containing protein, which encodes MKTMKLIVFLALVFAFSLVANCRTQAVKIQEVQADSDAKVKEAIRIFDEFFDNLRAELMKAIQKNQFDGAISVCKEISPAMERSYSEKYKMKIYRISDKYRNPDHKPTPDEMEVLNYWQEKMKQNQELKAVYFQVGNKTKVMKPIKTFADLCLQCHGDPAKMNPAVLERIKKEYPDDKAVGYKLNDLRGAFVAEF
- a CDS encoding DUF2062 domain-containing protein, whose amino-acid sequence is MFNRIYNVIYQKIIYPLKEAHSPRSEIALGAAIGMFWALNPLVGVQMYLVTLNWLILKFFKIRFHLPIALAMVWITNPLTLPFFYYSFYVTGIFSLKIFNLHYEFLSFDSFKLVIEKSISMSLVDGLVYWIEFLINDFGIPALIGSLIWAVPFSIITYPLVFRFITKHRERLAKKEGITLEEWEQRHIHTLKEIFFSKDKPKNF
- a CDS encoding septal ring lytic transglycosylase RlpA family protein — encoded protein: MRKGLIVSLFFLSNCISLNINQPPSVIENTYPNKFFSTEKKQPQEEDKTHQTRSHSYKKEINPQDQSEEELFFEELSKQDPYLDKICKKCKPDNQPPGYTNQENEKESTTTSNQNPYIGELPKPIINQQKEEAIVVVSSNTGSATENQAYPTSSSLENFDEEGIASWYGKEFDGRPTASGEIFDSKKLTAAHRSIPLGSTILVQNLENQREVILRVNDRGPFVKNRILDVSEQAAEILGFKHKGLTRVRIKLLQKGNLKDKGEGTTAFFYKTAELGVGASPQNENLISKEKSLQNQIKDIKEAQFYSIQVGVFTDIKNVVRLKEEIESKLPYPVFVFRRGREFVVRVGNFSERHTAEVIKQKLEEAGYYGFIASPE
- the pgk gene encoding phosphoglycerate kinase, which encodes MKFLRIENTNISGNSLILFDWYDNHQYPFLLRAQIEIISELLDFLKLKPTTLFLMPVINNQIQQSSNFFHENIETLIQNLKKQNNHLQFQHVEKTPEKPSNEIIYIINPTKEFIPIIQYFDFIIIQSYRFLTELKKNNTLTNIENNKFCITSDVYETLYFIELLQNQTIKQKVGIFGGNQIEKTNLFLEACVKYFQTLLFGGSVGLHTLKANGVEIGNSAYVREEISHSFHIINKAYSEECEVLLPFDHIITDKITSKAKTKTSPREIRSPYQGIDIGSKTIEAYEEKIKNANLVFMHGPLGIIEIEKSKKGTYEILKILNKSKKPTLLTGYELTNFAKKENFSLKIVPEFEFFRYHLIT
- a CDS encoding M23 family metallopeptidase, with translation MGKKYLFFFFLFLFLMESSISHTKLIRVAIDNKYIQTYRNTQGKWVLNQGYQNPKKLQELANEYQTTVQAIRSLNEDLTKKYIFVPYGDDYLKELLRQGFGRRIFNIDPRSFLWPVENPDFTSRYGRRFNELHQGLDMAVPIGTPVVAARDGIVKKTGWMGGYGYTIVLHHHQDGKETLYAHLSEILVFENEEIQIGQIIGFSGSTGRSTGPHLHFEVIFQDIKLNPEDFLPESFFRTDVIIKESVDGVIIQETVPNIEGSPSHVQLSL
- a CDS encoding SAM-dependent methyltransferase, encoding MNKKKTIYFIGAPLSNLDDITIRALNILKESDLVLVESYRNFTTLIKHHKIDIPKEKIYQYDEEKVKIKDLRSVLLQNQTISYISDAGMPVFMDPGKELIHFAEEHQYSVQVIPGISALSVALVYAGIDEAFYFAGFPPRETYLRLPFIKNLEKYNVVVLYETPYRNKKLLSELKKHLSSDWILFAFFDLTGDQEKILKFPLKEFKDIGDAIDKLPAVFVLKKQKKFVKS
- the hemH gene encoding ferrochelatase, which translates into the protein MKNQKNVAVLFINLGTPSQLKESIVKKYLSEFLMDERVIDIPYLYRSLLVNVIIAPHRAKKSLEKYKKIWNYEKNESPLITITRSFISKLKSGLPDILIDFAMRYGEPRIEEKLNFFYRQGVRYLYVIPLYPQYATSTIGSSLASVYKINSKFWDPMMITVHPVIYNDPEFIDLWVKHIQDELPEFRNYYFIFSFHGVPVRHIEKSDQKNVCLKDNCCEIQQPEYCYRAQCFYLAKQISHRLGLDDYLVAFQSRLGKEKWTQPYLEEVIIDVAKKHDQICVVPLSFVSDSLETLEELQITIKEMLMSHRIKNYKVIPALNDKNEWIEYWKNNILKFLEN
- a CDS encoding slipin family protein; its protein translation is MAFSSILFIILLAIFILSQAIRVLKEYERGVIFRLGRFSGVKGPGLILLIPIIDKMEKVSLRTVALDVPPQDVITKDNVTIKVNAVVYFRVMDPQKAIIEVEDYLYATSQLCQTTLRSILGESELDEVLANREKINAHLQEVIDKQTDAWGVKVSLVELKHIDLPQEMQRAMARQAEAERERRAKVISAEGEFQASEKLAEAAKVIEKHPIAVQLRFLQTLVEVAADKNSTVVLPIPIELLKAFDQNSKNS
- a CDS encoding HAD-IB family phosphatase, whose product is MILRKWNPQIQEILIKLKEHKQNSLAVFDFDHTLIYGDQGFNLMNYLIENLYIKADEEWFWDEKHWYNVPGEKIRKIKDLFFSLKKNPTKEHIKALLTEIFQVYDQIENQNQEIAYRWTKIFFAGYKEEELEKHSVQSFEQAMRVYSKNDPSNQETQIAIHTALHDLIQYLNSSGWEIYIITASPEVAIRAIIHHWGLKKSQVLGMKLQIKKNYLQPEIIEPYPYGKGKWERLRQVTHKPIILAVGDSRSDFDLLENAEYPVFINRNQNSNVLKEAEKKGFFIQSLVNE
- a CDS encoding nodulation protein NfeD, which produces MKRQKNKLILILLSIIAVIPIFLKAEDKEKEQITQHQNEEFIYKVVISDAITPASMEKLIKAIEKANQEKANAIILQLDTPGGLMSSMDEMVKSIMNSKVPVITYIAPPGATCGSAGVFILMSSHVAAMAPATNIGSATPITMGRTQETPSKEDEEALRKKIMNHSIAKIKSIAEYYGRNSEFAIKTITEAANIPSNEALRIKLIDVLANSEADLLNSIDGKVVKTIEGEKILKTKNIKVVELKDDLRNKILSLVANPNIAYLLIMIGMAGIMIEIQYPGLIFPGVIGAISLLLGLYGLQTLPVDYTGFLLIALGIIFLILELKLMSYGLLAIAGIISIILGTIWIADSMKEVEQTSLAIMISSTLFIVILMMFILYKVIQASKKEVVSGDTLLLKEIGEATSDINQEKGKVFIHGEYWNAITKEGIIPKGSKIRPIERQGMTLIVKKVDDN
- a CDS encoding histidine phosphatase family protein, with protein sequence MKFYCIRHGIAEEPNDEKEDLERKLTEKGKERIKALGKVISKIFKKPDLILTSEALRSLETAEVLNSYWKSKKIETFSKLNPGATVMDYVFVLGAYINKDIIKSNYKICLITHEPDLSHFITAFLTKQIEYDFQTDELVFKENFINIDFPLKKGSIFVFDWDGESMEVECYLTPSIVKRIRKNL